The Helianthus annuus cultivar XRQ/B chromosome 16, HanXRQr2.0-SUNRISE, whole genome shotgun sequence genome includes a window with the following:
- the LOC110916704 gene encoding DNA topoisomerase 1 beta: MNYSYSSDEDDKPLVFKRTSAADKLKHSGQLKSASSADKLKHSGQLKSASSADKLKHSGQLKSASSADKLKHSGQIKSTSIVNREKPSTSTKPKPPAKQESDTEDSEDDKPLSARISTAPKTNSNHAKTGPVSASQRPKPQVKNDDSDDKKPLSSKFTSVGPSVKKPDDSDDDDKPLSARVKQNGSTSRDNNNNNNNNNNQLNKKPNIGLNKRPPNEERLAGQSSVKKPKLSDSEDENDHVPISQRMKKQTPSGSKPSSSVKQKVVKVNSSSFKKTFKKSNKFEKKSKYSKSSKVPPGSGEGQKWTTLVHNGVIFPPPYKPHGIKILYKGKPVDLTPAQEEVATMFAVMLDTDYMTKPVFKENFWNDWRKILGRNHTIQNLEDCDFKPIYDWHQREKEKKKQMSTEEKKAIKEEKMKLEEKYMWAIVDGVKEKVGNFRVEPPGLFRGRGEHPKMGKLKKRIRPSDITINIGKGAPIPECPIPGESWKEVRHDNTVTWLAYWNDPINGKDFKYVFLAASSALKGQSDKEKYEKARSLKKYIEGIRKAYTKDFINKDVTKRQVAVATYLIDKLALRAGNEKDDDEADTVGCCTLKVENVEPKPPNILKFDFLGKDSIRYQNEVEVELPVFKAIQQFRSGKKGNDDLFDKLDTSTLNAHLKELMPGLTAKVFRTYNASITLDDMLSKGATGGNVAENVVVYNQANKEVAIICNHQRSVSKSHTAQMMRLNEKIEELKGVLEELETDLARAKKGKPPLKGSDGKIKRNMNPEALQKKIDQTYAKIEKMERDKETKEDLKTVALGTSKINYLDPRITVAWCKRQEVPIEKIFNKSLLAKFAWSMDVDPSFRF, translated from the exons ATGAATTATTCTTATTCTTCTGATGAAGATGACAAGCCCTTGGTTTTCAAAAGGACATCAGCCGCTGATAAATTAAAGCATTCGGGTCAACTAAAGTCAGCTTCATCTGCTGATAAGTTAAAGCATTCGGGTCAACTAAAGTCAGCTTCATCTGCTGATAAGTTAAAGCATTCGGGTCAACTAAAGTCAGCTTCATCTGCTGATAAATTAAAGCATTCTGGTCAAATAAAGTCAACTTCGATCGTTAACAGGGAGAAACCTTCTACGTCCACTAAACCTAAACCGCCTGCTAAACAAGAAAGCGATACAGAGGATTCTGAAGATGACAAACCTTTAAGCGCTAGAATTTCGACGGCACCTAAAACAAACTCCAATCATGCGAAAACAGGACCCGTAAGTGCGTCTCAACGTCCCAAACCACAAGTGAAAAATGATGATTCTGATGACAAGAAACCTCTATCGTCAAAATTCACATCGGTGGGGCCATCTGTTAAAAAACCCGACGACTCTGATGACGATGATAAACCGTTATCAGCGAGAGTTAAGCAAAATGGTTCTACATCAagggataataataataataataataataataataatcaactTAACAAAAAACCGAATATTGGGTTGAACAAGAGACCTCCGAATGAGGAAAGGTTAGCGGGTCAGTCGTCGGTTAAAAAGCCGAAACTTTCTGATTCGGAAGACGAGAATGACCATGTTCCGATATCTCAAAGAATGAAGAAGCAAACCCCATCTGGTAGTAAACCATCATCGTCCGTTAAACAGAAGGTGGTTAAAGTTAATTCTTCTTCGTTTAAGAAAACTTTTAAGAAGTCAAATAAGTTTGAGAAAAAGTCAAAATACTCAAAGTCTTCAAAGGTGCCACCTGGATCCGGTGAAGGGCAAAAATGGACAACATTGGTTCATAATGGTGTTATTTTTCCACCACCGTACAAGCCTCACGGGATTAAGATTCTTTACAAAGGAAAGCCTGTGGATTTGACTCCCGCACAGGAGGAG GTTGCAACAATGTTTGCAGTGATGTTAGATACGGATTACATGACTAAACCCGTGTTCAAAGAAAATTTCTGGAACGATTGGCGGAAGATACTAGGTAGAAACCACACGATTCAGAATTTAGAAGACTGTGATTTCAAACCGATATATGACTGGCATCAGCGTGAAAAGGAGAAGAAGAAGCAAATGAGTACAGAA GAGAAGAAGGCTATAAAAGAAGAAAAGATGAAGCTTGAGGAGAAATATATGTGGGCAATAGTTGATGGTGTCAAAGAGAAG GTTGGAAACTTTCGAGTCGAGCCGCCTGGGTTGTTTCGAGGCCGTGGCGAGCATCCCAAG ATGGGAAAACTGAAGAAACGTATCCGTCCAAGTGACATTACGATTAATATCGGGAAAGGTGCCCCAATTCCCGAATGTCCCATTCCTGGTGAAag CTGGAAAGAAGTTAGGCATGATAATACTGTAACTTGGTTGGCATATTGGAATGATCCAATAAACGGAAAGGATTTCAAGTATGTGTTCTTAGCCGCTAGCAGTGCTCTTAAGGGTCAAAGTGATAAAGAAAAATACGAGAAGGCAAGGTCATTAAAG AAATACATTGAAGGAATCAGAAAAGCTTACACCAAGGATTTTATAAATAAGGATGTGACAAAGAGACAAGTGGCAGTGGCTACATATCTTATCGATAAACTAGCACTCAGGGCAGGAAACGAGAAG gacgatgatgaagctgaTACCGTTGGTTGTTGCACATTGAAAGTAGAAAACGTTGAACCAAAGCCTCCAAACATCCTGAAG TTTGACTTCCTTGGTAAAGATTCCATACGATACCAAAACGAGGTTGAAGTAGAGCTTCCGGTATTTAAAGCAATTCAACAGTTTCGATCCG GAAAGAAGGGTAACGATGATCTTTTCGACAAGCTGGATACAAGTACATTAAATGCCCATTTAAAGGAACTCATGCCTGGCCTTACCGCAAAAGTTTTCCGTACATATAATGCGTCCATCACATTGGATGATATG TTAAGTAAGGGCGCGACAGGTGGAAATGTTGCTGAAAACGTAGTCGTTTACAACCAAGCAAATAAGGAG GTTGCGATTATATGTAATCATCAACGTAGTGTTTCGAAGTCTCATACCGCACAAATGATGAGGTTGAATGAGAAAATAGAAGAACTAAAG ggtGTTTTAGAAGAACTAGAAACTGATTTGGCTCGTGCAAAGAAAGGGAAACCTCCATTAAAGGGTTCTGATGGAAAGATAAAGAGGAATATGAACCCTGAAGC GTTACAGAAAAAGATTGATCAAACGTATGCAAAAATTGAGAAAATGGAACGTGACAAAGAAACCAAAGAAGATTTGAAAACGGTTGCTTTGGGCACTTCAAAGATCAATTATCTTGATCCTAGAATAACTGTCGCATGGTGCAAGCGTCAAGAAGTTCCCATCGAGAAG ATATTTAATAAGTCTTTATTGGCAAAATTTGCGTGGTCGATGGATGTGGATCCTAGCTTCAGGTTTTGA